CATAACAATTGCTCGGAAAGAGTTTTACGAATATTTAAAGACCAAACGATTGCTTATAGTAGGCGGGTTGTATGCAATCGGATTTCTTCTCGCAGTTAGTATCATGTCATACTATAAGAGCCCCGATGATTTTCGGTCTCTTATATCAACTGCCCACTCCATCGTTTCTATATTTTACATCCTGCTTCCTATTACCCTTTCTTATGATTTGATAGCAGGGGAGTGGAGCAGAAAATCCATATTTCTCTTGCTTTCAAAATCTGTCAACAGGGAAGAAGTAATCATTGGCAAATTTTTAGGCATTTCCATAATTATTTGTACTGTACTTATACCTGTTGCTACCATAGGTCATCTCATTGCCATTGCTGCTCTTGGCAACCCTGGTTTGGAAAGCATGGGAAGGGCATATGCGTATCTCGCTGTTATCCTTTTAGGCACTGCTTGCTACATTTCTTTTTCTCTGCTGTTCTCCACAATTACACGTACTACTGCAACAGCACTTATTTCCTCCATTATAGTGGGATGGTTTGGTTTAAATATGGTATACCCAATTGCCAATCTCTTTCGTTTTCTCACAGGGCATGGCAGTGATTCAACACCCTTATACGGCAAAATTGCCTTTGCGATTTCTCCGAGCAATTGCATGGCGGCAACTACACAAATTTTGTCTGACAAAATCATGGGCTTTTCAACAGGAAATATTTATCCAATCTCAATCTTTCAGGCAGTCATCATGATGGCAGTATTTTGTATAGTAATTTTCATTATTGCTCTTACATTATTCAAACGGAAAGAGCTGACATAGATAGATTTCACTCTCCATATCATTACTTGTATGTCACCTGAAAATTCACTCAAAACAATTTTGCCACTTCCTTTGCCACGCTTACTTTGCTGTGGGCACTTTCAATTGTATCCGTTGCCACTATTTCTTTACATCCTGCTTGTAAAATTCTTTCATCTGCATTTTTTACGAATAAGCCGTGGATACATGCCGCATATACCGCATTTGCTTCCTGTTGCTTCAGCATTTCTACCGCCTTTGCCATTGTTCCTCCTGTAGAAATAATATCGTCAAGGATGAGAAGTTTTTTGTCTTTCACGTTCATATCTTTTATTTTCATCTTCACCTCACTACCGCTTATCCTCGTTTTCTCGAAATAGTTATGATCACATCCTATTACTCCAGCAGCTTTTTGTGCCATCGATAGCGCACCCTTATCTGGGGCTATGACAGCATCCACCTTTCCCTCAAAGTATTCCGCCAGCACAGGCATGCCATCGCAATTTTTTGTCTTTATGCTGAAAAAATTTATAATATGTTCTTTGTGAGGATTTATTAAAATGACGCTGGCTGCATCCTGCTCGAGCAGCCGTGCCATTTTTTCCGCACTTATTGCCTCTCCATCATCAAATGTTTTGTCCTGTCTCCCGTAGCCGTAGTAAGGGATTACCAAACTTATTTTTTCCACACCCATTTTTCTTGCTGCATCCTGAAGCAGGAACATCTCGATGATGTTGTCATCTGGATACGTATTTTGAACAATTATAGCCTCATCAATGTTTTCATGCAGACGCACGTAGCACTCCCCATCCGGAAATCTTTTTATGGTTACATTTGCAATTGGCACATTCAGCTCATCAGACAAATTTTTTGCCAGAGCGGGGGAAGAAGAACCAGCTATAATTTTTTTCATAAGATGGAATCAGTTAACGCCTTTTAAATTTTTAATTATTCATTGAATTAAATCAGGCAGTTCAATAAGGAATTGCAATATTTTCCTGACCGCATCCTTGCAAAATTCTGTAACATCCCATATCCCAAATTT
This region of Candidatus Thermoplasmatota archaeon genomic DNA includes:
- a CDS encoding ABC transporter permease subunit, which codes for MNISFASVITIARKEFYEYLKTKRLLIVGGLYAIGFLLAVSIMSYYKSPDDFRSLISTAHSIVSIFYILLPITLSYDLIAGEWSRKSIFLLLSKSVNREEVIIGKFLGISIIICTVLIPVATIGHLIAIAALGNPGLESMGRAYAYLAVILLGTACYISFSLLFSTITRTTATALISSIIVGWFGLNMVYPIANLFRFLTGHGSDSTPLYGKIAFAISPSNCMAATTQILSDKIMGFSTGNIYPISIFQAVIMMAVFCIVIFIIALTLFKRKELT
- a CDS encoding ribose-phosphate diphosphokinase; the protein is MKKIIAGSSSPALAKNLSDELNVPIANVTIKRFPDGECYVRLHENIDEAIIVQNTYPDDNIIEMFLLQDAARKMGVEKISLVIPYYGYGRQDKTFDDGEAISAEKMARLLEQDAASVILINPHKEHIINFFSIKTKNCDGMPVLAEYFEGKVDAVIAPDKGALSMAQKAAGVIGCDHNYFEKTRISGSEVKMKIKDMNVKDKKLLILDDIISTGGTMAKAVEMLKQQEANAVYAACIHGLFVKNADERILQAGCKEIVATDTIESAHSKVSVAKEVAKLF